In Poecile atricapillus isolate bPoeAtr1 chromosome 12, bPoeAtr1.hap1, whole genome shotgun sequence, one DNA window encodes the following:
- the PRPS1 gene encoding ribose-phosphate pyrophosphokinase 1: protein MPNIKIFSGSSHQDLSQKIADRLGLELGKVVTKKFSNQETCVEIGESVRGEDVYIVQSGCGEINDNLMELLIMINACKIASASRVTAVIPCFPYARQDKKDKSRAPISAKLVANMLSVAGADHIITMDLHASQIQGFFDIPVDNLYAEPAVLKWIKENIPEWKNCTIVSPDAGGAKRVTSIADRLNVDFALIHKERKKANEVDRMVLVGDVKDRVAILVDDMADTCGTICHAADKLVSAGATKVYAILTHGIFSGPAISRINNACFEAVVVTNTIPQEDKMKQCPKIQVIDISMILAEAIRRTHNGESVSYLFSHVPL from the exons ATGCCCAACATCAAGATCTTCAGCGGGAGCTCGCACCAGGACCTGTCCCAGAAGATCGCCGACCGCCTGGGCCTGGAGCTGGGCAAGGTGGTCACCAAGAAGTTCAGCAACCAGGAGACATG CGTGGAAATAGGCGAGAGTGTTCGTGGGGAGGATGTCTACATTGTGCAGAGTGGCTGTGGGGAAATCAATGACAACCTGATGGAACTCCTCATCATGATAAATGCCTGTAAGATTGCCTCAGCCAGCAGAGTCACAGCTGTCATCCCCTGCTTCCCTTATGCGCGGCAGGACAAAAAGGACAAG AGTCGAGCTCCAATCTCTGCCAAGTTGGTTGCAAACATGCTGTCTGTGGCAGGTGCAGATCATATAATCACCATGGACCTGCATGCATCTCAGATTCAG GGTTTTTTTGATATCCCTGTTGATAATTTATATGCCGAGCCTGCTGTACTGAAATGGATCAAAGAGAATATTCCAGAGTGGAAGAACTGCACTATTGTTTCACCAGATGCTGGTGGAGCCAAGAG AGTGACCTCCATTGCAGATCGGTTGAATGTAGACTTTGCCCTCATTCACAAGGAGCGCAAGAAGGCCAACGAGGTCGATCGCATGGTGCTGGTGGGGGACGTCAAGGACAGAGTGGCCATCCTGGTCGATGACATGGCAGACACGTGTGGCACCATCTGCCATGCTGCAGACAA GCTTGTGTCAGCTGGAGCCACCAAAGTTTATGCCATCTTAACCCATGGGATCTTTTCTGGGCCAGCAATTTCCCGTATCAACAATGCCTGTTTTGAGGCAGTTGTAGTCACAAACACAATACCCCAGGAGGACAAGATGAAGCAGTGCCCTAAAATCCAG